The Mus caroli unplaced genomic scaffold, CAROLI_EIJ_v1.1 scaffold_17312_1, whole genome shotgun sequence genome has a window encoding:
- the LOC110288015 gene encoding uncharacterized protein LOC110288015, whose product MAPFEGYYHAKFLHKIHLNVSXASSXVQLTAGPTDQMAHKQLLEHSWEHSSKKLKGQRSVCRGLKPARNLLEQQSQKVVSCSISEAAVQDTNSFLSPLFLTPLPIVPEGAAGATVTSVRRNHGQGSSDQAPSFYDSEAVNSTELWIHQAVG is encoded by the exons ATGGCACCCTTTGAAGGATATTATCATGCGAAATTCTTACACAAAATACACTTAAATGTGAGTAANGCATCGTCACNGGTNCAGCTAACAGCTGGACCCACAGACCAAATGGCACATAAGCAACTACTTGAACACAGCTGGGAGCACTCTAGCAAGAAGCTCAAAGGACAGAGAAG tgtgtgCAGAGGTCTGAAGCCTGCCCGGAATCTCCTGGAGCAGCAgtcacagaaggttgtgagctgctct ATTTCAGAGGCTGCAGTTCAAGACAccaactcttttctttctccacttttCCTGACACCATTGCCAATAGTCCCTGAGGGCGCAGCTGGTG CCACAGTCACATCTGTCAGAAGAAACCATGGCCAAGGCAGCAGTGACCAAGCGCCATCATTCTATGATTCAGAAGCTGTTAATTCTACTGAGCTGTGGATACACCAAGCTGTTGGCTG